AGGCCCAATCGAAGCTCGACAGCACCGAGCAGAACCTCATCCGCCTCGAGGACATCGTCATCGAGGTCGAGAAGGCCAAGAACTCGCTCCAGCGCCAGGCCCAGGCCGCCAACCGCTATCGCCGCCTGCGCGAGCGCGTCCGCGAGCTGACCTCCCACCACTACCAGAGGAAGCTCGTCGTCCTGGAAAAGGCCCAGCAGGAAGCCTCCTCCCTCTACGACGAGGCCGCCGCCCGCGAGGCCGAAGCCACCTCCCGCCTGCGGAACGAAGAGAAGGACGCCGCCGCGCGGCGCAACGACCTCTGGGCCCTCGAGAAGGTCCTCAAGGAGGGCCAGGAAAAGCTCTTCGGGCTGAAGTCCAGGGCCGCCCGCTTCGAGAGCGACATCGACCGCGAATCGAAGCGGGTCGAGTTCTTCGAGGAGAAGAAGACCCGGGCCGAGTCCGACCGCAACGAGCTGCTCGAGGACGTCCTCCATCTGACCAGGGAGATCGAGGATCTCAAGTCCCGCCTGGCCGAATTCGAGGGATCGCTCGAGGCGAGCCGCGCCGAGGCGGCCGGCTCCGAGACCGACCTGGCCGCGGCCCGCGAGAGCCGGATCGCCGCCGGCCGGGGCGTCGAGGAGCTGCGGGCCGGCTACCTCCGGGCCCTCCAGTCCCTGACCGAGGCCAAGAACGAGGGCGTCCGGGCCGAAAAGGAGCTGGAACTGCTCGTCCGCCAGGAAGAGAAGCTGGTCGCCCAACTCGGCGACCAGGACGCCGTCCTGAGGGAGAACGCCGAGCGCACCGCGGCCATCGAGCGGGGCATCGCCGAGGCGCGGACCGCCCGCGAGGAGTTCATCGGCCGGGCCGAGGACATCAAGACCGCGCTCGTCTCGGCCCAGTCGGCCGTGGACGAAGCCCGCGGCCGGCTCGAGGCCCTGCGGGCGCGCCGCGAGGAGGCCGCCTACCACCTCCAGGCCCTGCGCAAGATCGACGAGAAGGCCCGCGAGGAGAGCCCGGCCGACGTCCCGGGCGGCCTCGGCATCCTGGCCGATCTCATCCGGACCAGCCCCGAGAACGCCGCTCTCTTCGACACGTTCTGGCGCGAGGGCGCGAGGGCCCGGGTCGTCCCGGCCGAGGAGTTCCTCAGCGGCCTGCCGGCCGGGTTGCGCGGCACCTACCTTCTCGTCCCGGCCGCGGCCCGGCCCGCCGTGCCGGCCGACGTCCTGGAGCGGCCCGGCGTCGTCGGCCAGCTGAAGAGCCTCATCGAGCCCGACGAGCGGCTCCGGGGCCGTCTGGCCGGGCTCGAGGACGCGGTCATCGTCCGCGAGGCCGCCGAGGCCGTGCGCCTCTGGATCGATCATCCCGACCTGAACTTCCTGACCCCCGCGGGGGACCTACTGCTCTCGTCCGGGCTGCTCAGGCTCGGCGAGAAGGCCGACGGCGCGGTCGCCCTGGCCGCGGAGATCCGCCGGCTCGAGGCGGAGATCGACCGGGTCGAGGCCGGGTCGGTCCCGGTCGCGGCCGAGATCGAGGAAAGAACGAAGGCCGCCGACGGCCTCGGAGCCGACCTGGCGGCTGTCCGCGACGAGATCGACCGGACCGAGCGCGCCCTCCAGGACCGCGAGCGCGAGCAGCGCTACGGGATCGGGGAAGGCGAAAGGATCCGGACGACGCAATCCCTGCTCGGCCGCGAGCTCGAGGTCCTGCACGGCGAGAAGGAGAGGCTCCGGGAAGCGCTCCGGGCCGCGAGCGAAGGACTGACACTCAGGGAATCGGAGGTCCAGGGCCTCCGGGAGCGGATCGAGGGCGAGGAGCAGGCCCTGGCCGCCCTCGTCTCCGGCGAGGCCGCGCTCGAACGCCGGTTCTTCGAGACCAAGTCCGGGCTCGACCTGGTCCGGGAGAAGATCAACGGCCTCGGCGACCAGGTCCGGGCCGCCGAGAAGAGGAAAGAGGCGGCCGCGGCCAAGATCCAGGCGCTCGAGGCCGACATCCGGCAGGGCGATGAGGACAAGGACCGCCTGCGCGAGGAGATCGCGGCCATGCGTCAGAGCGCCGCGGCCCTGGCCGGGGAGCGGGCCGCCGCCGAGACCGGCCTGGAGGAGACGGAAGGCGAGCTCGAGAAGGCCCGCGGGGCCCTGGCCTCGTTCGAGGCGGCCCTGGAGAAGAGCCGCGAGGAGGAGGAGGCCGCCAAGAACGAGCGCGTCCGCCACGAGATCCGCAAGGCCGAGGTCGAGCGCGACCTGGTCAACCTCGACGAGACGTGCTGGCAGGAGCTCAAGAAGACCCTGGCCGAGCTCCGGGCCGAGGCCCTGACGGCCCAGGCGCCGGGCGCTCCCTCCCCCGCCCCCGAGGAGGCCGAAGCCGAGGAGCTCGTCGAGGACGAGACCGGGGAGAACGGCGAGACCGACGAGGCCGCCCCCGCGGAAGCGGCGGCGGAGCCGGCCGCGGAGGCCGGCGCCGGCGAAGCCGCCCCGACGGCCGGGGCCGCCGTCAAGCCCCGGCGGGCCATGAAGAAATGGCGGCCCCTGGCCGAGATGACCGACGAGGACGTCGAGAAGGAGCTCGAGGAAACGCGCGAGGCGCTCAATCGCTTCAAGGCCGTCAACCTCATGGCCGAGGAGGAGTTCGTCGAGCAGAAGAAGCGCTTCGAGTTCCTGACCACGCAGCGGCAGGACCTCCGCGATTCCATCACCTCGACCGTCGAGGCTATCAAGAAGATCGACGAGGAGAGCAAGGACCAGTTCCTCAAGGCCCTGGAGCAGGTCAACCAGAACTTCAGCGAGCTCTTCACGGCGCTCTTCAAGGGCGGCAACGCCGAGGTCAAGCTGCTCGAGCCGGACAACCCCCTCGAGAGCGGCGTCGAGATCGTGGCCCAGCCGCCGGGCAAGCGCGTCCAGAACCTGTCGCTCCTGTCGGGCGGCGAGAAATCGCTGACCTCGCTGGCCTTCCTCTTCGCCCTGTTCCGCTACCGGCCCTCGCCCTTCTGCTTCCTCGACGAGGTCGACGCGGCCCTCGACGAGGTCAACCTGACCCGCCTCCTCGACCTGCTGAAGACGATCAAGAACCAGACGCAGTTCATCATCATCACCCACAACTACAAGACGATGGAAGTGGCCGATTACATCTACGGAACGACCATGGCCGAGCCGAACATGACCCGTCTGCTGTCGGTCAAGCTCGCGCGCAAGGGCGGCCCCCTGCCGCCCGATCTCCAAGTCTAGAACCGGCCATCCCGGCCGGAAGGAGGGCGGCATGTCGATCTATCTCGTCATCATCCTCGCCTATCTCGTCGTCCTGACCGTCTTCAACTTCGTCCGGTCGAGGCGGATCAAGAGCCAGGAGCAGTTCATGGTCGCCGGCCGGAGCCTGAAGTGGCAGGTCATGGTCTTCACCCTGATCTGCACCTGGATCGGGTCGGGGACCTTCATCAGCGGGGCCGAGTTCGCCTCGAAGGCCGGCTTCTCCGCGCTGTGGCTGGCCGCCGGCGCCTGGGTCGGCATCATCTGCATCTACTTCCTGGCCGCCAAGATCCACACCTTCGGCCAGTACACGGTGGGCGACGTCCTCGAGGTCCGCTACGGGCCGGCGGCCCGTCTGTTCGGGGCCGTGGCCCTGATCCTGTCCTTCATCTCCATCGTCTCCTACCAGTTCGTGGCCGGCGGCTTCATCCTCAACGTCATCACCGACGGCAAGATCTCGGAGGCGACCGGGACGTTCATCGCCGCCGTCTTCGTCATCCTGTTCACGGCCCTCGGCGGCATGGTCGCCATCGCCTACACCGACCTGCCCAACGGCATCATCATCGTCCTGGCCTGCCTGCTGGCCGTGCCCTTCGTCATCGCCGCGGCGGGCGGGCTGCCCGCGGCCAAGGCGGCGCTGCCGCCCGGCTACTTCGCCGTCGTCAACAGCCAGTTCGGCGCCTACCCCTGGCTCAAGGCCATCGGTTACTTCCTGTCGACGATGTTCCTCCTGCTGGGCGTCCAGAGCATGTACCAGAAGTTCTACAGCGCCAAGTCGGCCCGGGACGCCAAGAAGGCCGTGGCCTGGTGGACGGTCGGGACGATCATCGTCGAGTCGATCGTCGTCGTCATCGCCGTTTTCGCCTACAGCAAGCTCCAGGGCCAGATCGACCTGAGCGTGCCCAAGGCGGGCGGCAAGATCGTGCTCATGGCGGCCCGGCAGATGGTCCCCTTGCCCGTGGGCGTCCTGCTGCTCGCGGCGGCCTGCGCCGTCGTCATCTCCACCGGCATGAACTACCTCCTGTCGAACTCGACGACCATCATGCGCGACATCTACCAGCGCTTCCTGAAAAAGACGCCGGGAGAAAAGAACCTCGTCGCCCTGCAGAAGGTCTTCGTCGTCGTGATCGGCGTGCTGGCCTTCCTGCTGGCCACGCAGCTCAAGTCGGTCCTGGCGATGAGCTTCTTCGCCTACACCATCTACGGCGTGGCCATCACCCCGGCCCTCATCGCCGCCCTGGCCTGGAAGCGGGCGACCAAGGCGGGCGGCCTGGCCTCCATCATCTCCGGGACAGTCGTCTCCCTGGCCCTCTATATCCCGACCACCCTGAAGAACCCGCCCATGCCGGTCATCGACGGGGACCCCTGGGGCATCCCGCTCATCTTTCCGGCCCTGTTCGTCTCGCTCGCTTCCCTGATCGTCGTCAGCCTGCTGACGCCGAAGCCGAAGGCCGAGGAGCTGGGAAAGTTCTTCCCGACGAAATAGGAGGGTGGAGGCGCGATGAAGCCGGGCCTGGTCATCGACGGGCGCTATAGGGACCACGACGCGGGCGCCGGGCACGTCGAATCGCCGGCCCGGATCGGGACGCTCCTGCGGCTTCTCGAGGAGGAGCCGCCGGTCCCCTGCATGTCCATTCCGCCGCGGCCGGCGACCGAAGAGGAGCTCGCCTTCGTCCACGAGCGCGGCTACATCGACCTGGTCAGGTCCACGGCCGGCCAGACCGTCCCCCTTGACGACGACTCCGTCGCCGGCCCGGCGACCTGGGACACGGCCCGGCTGGCCGCCGGCGGCTTCCTCGAAGCGATCGACCGGATCATGGACGGGGCCGCGCCGAACGCCCTGGCCCTGGTCCGGCCGCCCGGCCACCACGCCGAAGCCTCGCGGGCCATGGGCTTCTGCTTCTTCAACAACGCCGCGATCGGCGCCGAGCACCTGGTCCGTCGGCACGGCCTGCGGCGCATCCTCGTCGCCGATTGGGACCTCCATCACGGCAACGGCACGGAGCAGGCCTTTTACGAACGCCGGGACGTCCTGTATTTCTCGACCCACCAGTCGCCGCTCTTCCCCTGGACGGGCGCGGCCCGCTTCTTCGGGAGTGGCGAAGGATACGGCTACAACCTCAACGTGCCGCTCCTTCCGGGCAAGGACGACGCCGATCTCCTCGGCGTCTACCAGGACATCCTGGCCCCCGTCGCCGCGGAATTCCAGCCGGAGTTCATCATCGTCAGCGCCGGCTTCGACATCGCCGCCGGAGACCCCCTCGGCCGGATGCTCGTGACGGCGCGGGGCTTCGGGCTCCTGACCGCGTCCCTGATGGCCATGGCCGAAAGGACGGCCGGCGGACGGCTGGCCCTGGTCCTCGAGGGCGGCTATGACCTGACGGCCCTCCGGGACGGGGTCGGAGAAGTCCTTAGGACCCTGGCCGGAGGGCCCGAAAGGGCGGCCCGGGGCGGAGACGGCCTCCGCGAGAGCGTCTCCCCGTCGCTCCTGGTCGAGCTCGAGGAGCCCCTGCGGATCTTCCGCCGGAAGTGGGACATCCCTCCCCTCCGTGGTGTCCTCGCCTGACGAAAGCGTCCCTTTTTCAGGACAAAACCGGTCCCCGTTCTCCCCTGTTATCAGGCGGGGGCCTTGGCACACTTCTTGCACGATTGAAAGTCGGTTAGGAGAAGGACCATGAAGAAGGCATTGATCATCGCGGCGTCGGTCATCCTGGTCGCGGCGGCCGTCTTCGCCCAGGAGGCGCAGACGCCGACCCCGCAGAACACCCAGGAGATCAAGGACGCCAAATATACCAACGAATCGATCGCCCGCCTGAGCTTCGTCGAGGGCAAGGCCTTCGTCCAGAGGGCCTCGGACCTCGGCTACGAGGAGGGCGCCCTCAACATGCCCGTCAGCGAAGGGGACCGCATCGGCACGTCCGACGGCCGGGCCGAGATCCACTTCGGCAAGGGCAACTACCTGCGCCTCGACAGCGACACCAAGGTCGACGTGTTGAACCTGCCCAAGAAGGACGACGACATCGCGCGCTTCCGCGTCTGGTCCGGCCATGTCTTCGTCGTAGTCGGCACGCTGAAGAAGGAAAAGGGCATCGAGATCCACACCGCCGACTCCTCGTTCTACGTCCTCGACCGCGGCGTTTACCGCGTCGACGTCCGCGAGAACCGGGACACCGAGATCATGGTCTACAAGGGCCTCATCGAAGCCGCCGGCGAAGACGGCTCGACCCTGCTCAAGGCTTCCCAGCGGCTGGAGATCGCCGAGGGCCGCCTGGCCTCGAAGCCGTCGTCCTTCATCGCCGTGGCCGACGACGCCTTCGACAAGTTCAACGAATCCCGCACCTCGATCACCGGGCGGGAATTCGCCAAGGCCAGGCTGCCCGAGGACCTCTCCGACTACGAAGGCGAGCTCGACGAGAACGGCCGCTGGACCTACCTCGCCCCCTACGGCAACGTCTGGATGCCCAACGGCATCGACGCGGACTGGCGCCCCTATTATGACGGCCGCTGGACCTGGCTGCCCCTGTCCGGGTGGACCTGGTGGCCCTACGAGCCCTGGGGCTGGTGCACGTTCCATTACGGCCGCTGGCACTGGGCCATCGACCTCGGCTGGTACTGGATCCCCATGAACATGTGGGGCCCGGCCTGGGTCGATTGGTGGTGGGATGACTACTACTTCGGCTGGGCGCCCCTTAGCTACTGGGGCTACCCCGGCGTCATCATGGACGGCATGTACTACGGCCACTACTACGGGCCGTATTACCCCTACGGTTCGCGGGCCCTCACGGTCGTCCGGCGCGACCAGCTCAAGGACCCGCACATCGCCGCCAACGCGCTGCGCGGCGATTCGCTCAAGGGCTTGAACAGGATCAGCCTGAGCCATCAGACCCTCAGCGTCAGGCCGGCGGGGACGAAGATCTCCGTCCAGCCGCTCAACGGCAACCGCGTCATGCTCCGGAACGAAGGCTCGTCCGGCCTGGCGCGCGACGCCCGGACCGGCGGCCGGAGCGCCGCCGGCGGCGCGGCCGCCGCGGGCAGCCCGCGGGCCATCCGCAACCCCGACGAGCCGTCCAAGGGCGGGGCCGCGACGAAGGGCAGTCCCCAGACGGTCAAGAGCCCGGCCAAGGGCGAACGGTCGTCCGGCCCGTCCAAGTCGTCGGGCTCGGGCGGACGCAGCACCCGCAAGAAGGACAGCGAGCCGGCCGCGTCGGCGCTGTCGTCCACAGGGTACCGGAGCGACCCGTCCATCGCCGGGACGCGCTCGGGCGCGGGCCAGGAGCGCACGGCTTACGGCTATCCGTCCTCGCCCAGCATCCGGGGCCGCATCTCGTACGGCGACGGAGGCAGCGGACGGGCCCGGACCTTCTCCGGCCCCTACTCCCGGCCGTCGTCTTCGAGCGGCTCGTACGCGCGGCCCTATTCCGGCCGGTCGAGCGGCTCGTCCGTCCGGTCGGGCGGCTCCCGGTCCGGTTCTTCGTCGGGCAGATCGAGCGGCTCCTCGCGCTCGGGTTCGTCTCGCGGCAGCTCTTCACGCAGCTCCGGGTCCTCGTCCCGGGGCTCATCGTCAGGTTCCCGCGGCGCCTCGGGCGGAGGCGCCCATAGAAAGTAGCGACCCCTTTCCAACGGGGGGCGTTCCTCTCTTCATGGCCGGTTAGGGAGGAACGCCCCTTTTTTTTGCTAGTGTTCTTCGGTCGCCTTGTCGCTCGAATAATAATCGAAGACGCGAAGGTGGTCGGCCAGCGTGCAGTAGCGCGACGGCTCGGTGCCGGGAAAGAAGACCTCGCGGAACGGATACCTGCAGGCCGGCGTCGCCAGCAGGCCCGTCTTCTTGTCGATCTCGACGAAGACCAGGTTCGGCGGCACCTCGAAATCAGGCGGCGCGAAATCCTCGATCCCCTCGTCCCGGGCTTTCTTGCGGGCGTCCTGGACGACCCGGGAGAAGAAGTCCTGCCAGATGGGCAGGGCCGCGGCCGCACCGGTCTGCTTCTCGCCGAGCGGGATGGGCTTGTCGTGGCCGACCCAGACGCCGGCGCACAGGTCGGGCGAAAAGCCGATGAACCAGGCGTCGGAATAATCGTCGGTCGTCCCGGTCTTGCCGGCCAGCGGCCAGTTCAGGACGCTGACCGCACCGGCCGTGCCGCCCTCCGACTCGACGACGCCGCGCATGAGATAGGTCATCATGTAGGCGGTCTGCGGCGGGACGACCTCCTGCGATTCGACCCGGGCCTCCTCCAGGACGTTGCCGTCCTTGTCCTCGACCCTGGTGATGAAATACGGCGTGTAGCGGACGCCCTTGTCCGGGAAGGTCGAGAAGGCCGAGACCATCTCGAGCAGGGTGATCTCGAAGGTCCCCAGGCTGAGCGACAGGTACGGATAGACCGGCGAGGTGATGCCGAAGCGCCGGCAATAATCGACCCCGACCTGGGGCGAGATGTTGTCGAGCAGGGTGGCCGTGACGACGTTGCGGGACTGCTCGAGGCCGGTCCGGAGCGTGATCGCGCCCTTGTACTGCCGGTCGTAGTTCTTGGGCGACCAGGGCTCGTTGTTCCAGCGGTCGATGAACGTCACCGGCTCGTCCTTGATGACGCTGGCCGGGGTGAAGCCGTGTTCCAGGGCCGCCGTGTAAAGCAGGGGCTTGATGACCGAGCCGGTCTGGCGCGGCGCCTGGACGGCCCGGTCGAACTGGCTGTCGCGGAAGGCGTAGCCCCCGACCAGGGCCCTGATCTGGCCGGTCCGCGGATCGATGGCCACGAAGGCGCCGTTGCGGACGGGCTTCTGCGTCAGCGAGACCACGGCCTCGTTCGCCGCGGCGTCGAAGGACAGGACGTTCACCTGGATGACGTCGCCCTTCCTGATGATGGCGTCCAGGCGGCCGGCCTTGGTCCAGCCGATGTCCTTGGAGGTCATCCGGCCCAGGGAGTTCTTGAGGCGGACCGTGGCCTCGGTCCGGGAGGCGGCCAGGACGATGGCGTCGTAGGCGTCTCCCGGCTCGACGGCCTGGTTCTCCCAGGTCAGGAGCCACTGTTCGTCCAGGGGGGCCTTGGGCGAGGCGACCAGGTCCTTGACGGCCTCGGGACCGGCCGAAAGGAGGTTCGGCTTGTCGGCGCGCCAGCCCTTCAGGCCGTTCTCCGTCCGGCGCAGGCCCGACCGGAGCGCCAGCTCGGCGTAGCGCTGCAGGACCGGGTCGAGGGTCGTATAGACCTTGAGCCCGTCCCGGTAGAGGCCGTCGTAGCCGTAGGACTTCTCGAGATAGCGCCGGACCTCCTCGAAGAAATAGGCGCCGAACTCGGAGCTTGTCCGCCGGAACGGCAGGACGACCATCGGCCTGGCCTTGGCGGCTTCGCCCTCGGCCCGGCTCAGGTAGCCCTCGGCGACCATCCGGTTGAGGACGTGGTTGCGGCGGGCGAGCGTGCCGCTCTTGTTCGAGTACGGGGAATAGACGGCCGGGCCCCGGAAGATCCCGGCGATCATGGCCGCTTCCTCCAGGTCGAGGGCGGACACGTCCTTGCCGAAGAAAAGGCTGGCCGCGGCCTGGACGCCGTAAGCGCCGTGCCCGAGGAAGAAATGATTGCAGTACAGCTCGAGGATCTTGTCCTTGGAATAGAGCTTCTCGATCTGGCGGGACAGGTAGAGCTCCTTGAGCTTGCGCCGCAGGCTGACCTCGCGGTGGAGGAAGAGCGACCGGGCCAGCTGCTGGGTGATCGTGCTGCCGCCCTCGGGCCGCCGGCCGCTCAGGACCTTGAACACGTCGTTCCAGACGGCCCGGATGATGCCGCGGATGGCCACGCCGCCGTGGTGGAAGAAGGTCGGGTCCTCCGTGGCCACGATGGCGTTGACCAGGTTCCGGGGCAGGCGGTCGTAGGCGACCTCGACCCGCCGCTCCTCGGCGAACTCCTTGACCGGCTTCCCGTCGGCCGCGTAGACCGTGGTGATGAGCTTCGGCCGGAAGCTCTCGATGTCGGCGACGTTCGGCAGGTTGTCCCTGATCGCGACGTAGGACCCGGCCAGGGCGCCCAGCCCGAGGGCCAGGCCGGCCAGGAGGAGGATGAGCACGACGCGCAGGACCGTGCCCTTCTTGAATTTCATGATCTTTATCTTCAAGCCGGGGATGTTCATGGCCGCCTTCATGCCATCATAGCAAAACGGCCCCGGCTTGACAAAGGGACGGGGCCCGTCAGAGCAGGGATTCGACCTCGGCCCAGATGGCCCGTCCGATGGCCCTGGCGTCGCCCCGGCCGTCGACGTGGACGATGCGCGGGCCGGCGAAGCCGCGGAACAGGCGGGCGACGCGGACGAGGTAGTCCTCGCGCTCGAACAGCTCGTCCCGGGTCCTCCGGCCGGCGATCCGGGCCAGGCCGGCGGCGGCGTCGACGTCGAGGATAACGACCAGGTCAGGGGGGATGGCGAAGGATTCGTTCAGCCGGCGGATGCGGTCCGGGTCGAGGCCCTTGGCCCCCTGGTAGGCGATGGTCGAGATATAGTACCGGTCGAGGACGACATCCTTGCCGGCGGCCAGGGCCGGCCCGAGGTTCTTCGAGACGTTCTCGCGGCGGTCCCTGACGAAAAGATCGAGCTCTTCCCGGGGAGTCAGGGAATCGGCCCGGAGGGCCTGCCGCCGGATCTCCCTCCCCCACCGGCCCCGGGTCGGCTCGCGGAAGAAGGCGGCCTTCCGGCCCCGGCGGCGGAGGCGCCGGAGCAGGCGGCGGGCCTGGGTCGTCTTGCCGGATCCGTCGATCCCTTCGAAGACGATGAACAGGCCGCGGCGTTCGGGATGCATGGCGAGGGTCATAATAATCCGGACGGGCGCCGAAGGCAACGAAAAACGCGGGTCGCCCCCGCCGGGCCGACGCAACGGTCCCCCGGGGCCGGGCGTTTTATACCCTCCGAGGGCAAATTGATAATTCGCGCCCGATATGCTATTTTTTAAAGGTCACCGAACGGAGGATTTCAGCATGAAAAAATACGCGTGGATCGCCATCTCGAGCTTCGCTCTGGGCCTGCTCCTGGCCGGCTACGTGTTCCTCTACCTGCCCGAGAAAGCCCCGGCTCCCCGGAGCGTCTTCGCCGAGGCGGCCGCCCCGGCCCCCTCGGCCAACCTGTTCGCAGCGCCGGCTCCCCAGGACAAGCCGGCCCTGGACTTCGTCACGATCGTCCAGAAGATCGGCCCGGCCGTCGTGCGCATCGAGGCCGAGCGCAAGGAAACGTCGAGCGTCCAGGGCTTCGGGGAATTCCCGTTCGGCGACGATTTCTTCGACCGGATCTTCCCCCAGCCCCGGCAGCGCCAGCCCGAGACGAACACGGTCCAGGTCGGCGGCACGGGCTTCTTCATCAGCCCCGACGGCTACATCCTGACCAACAACCACATGGTCGAGAAGGACAAGACGACCCGGGTCACCGTGACGACCCTGGCCGGCGACGAATACGACGCCAAGATCATCGGCGCCGACCCGGGGACGGACCTGGCCCTGATCAAGATCAACGCCAAGAACGTGCCCTTCGCCGAGCTCGGCGATTCCTCCCTGGTCAAGGTCGGCGAGTGGGTCCTGGCCATCGGCAACCCCATGGGCCTGGACAACACCGTCACGGCCGGCATCGTCAGCTACAAGGGCCGCTCGATCGACACCCAGAGCTACCAGGACTTCATCCAGACCGACGCGGCCATCAACCGCGGCAACAGCGGCGGCCCGCTCATCAACATGAAGGGCGAGGTCATCGGCATCAACTCCAGCATCGTCACCTCGGGCTTCGGCGGCAGCGGCGGCAACATCGGCATCGGGTTCGCCATCCCGTCGGACATCGCCAGGAAGGTCGTCGTCCAGCTCAAGGAAAAGGGCCGGGTCGTCCGCGGCCGGCTCGGCGTCGGCATCTTCCCGCGGGACCTGACCGAAGGCATGGTCAAGCAGCTGAAGCTGCCCTCCAAGGCGGGCGCCCTGATCAACTCCGTCGAGGCCGATTCGCCGGCGGAAAAGGTCAGCATCAAGCCCTATGACGTCATAATCCAGGTCAACGGCCAGCCGGTCAAGAACGGCGACGACCTGAGGTTCAAGATCGCCGACATCCAGCCCGGCAGCAAGATCAACCTGGTGCTCATCCGGGACGGCCAGCAGGTCACGGCCACGGCCATCGCCGACGAGCTCGAGCCGGAGAAGGAAAAGGGCCAGATCGCCAGCACCGACAAGGACATCGGCGTCTCGGTCGTCGCCCTGACGCCCG
The DNA window shown above is from Acidobacteriota bacterium and carries:
- the smc gene encoding chromosome segregation protein SMC; translation: MIIKKLELQGFKSFAERTKIAFHPGITAIVGPNGTGKSNLVDAMLWSLGGHRQGVVRGDRTDEVIFSGNSKRPALSMADSVLTLSSEDEEMVISHRAFRSGENEYRMNGKTVRLKDIQDELWKHAIGEKDYFVIKQGSIGNFVTSKPNEKRTFIEEAAGTAYYKDKKRQAQSKLDSTEQNLIRLEDIVIEVEKAKNSLQRQAQAANRYRRLRERVRELTSHHYQRKLVVLEKAQQEASSLYDEAAAREAEATSRLRNEEKDAAARRNDLWALEKVLKEGQEKLFGLKSRAARFESDIDRESKRVEFFEEKKTRAESDRNELLEDVLHLTREIEDLKSRLAEFEGSLEASRAEAAGSETDLAAARESRIAAGRGVEELRAGYLRALQSLTEAKNEGVRAEKELELLVRQEEKLVAQLGDQDAVLRENAERTAAIERGIAEARTAREEFIGRAEDIKTALVSAQSAVDEARGRLEALRARREEAAYHLQALRKIDEKAREESPADVPGGLGILADLIRTSPENAALFDTFWREGARARVVPAEEFLSGLPAGLRGTYLLVPAAARPAVPADVLERPGVVGQLKSLIEPDERLRGRLAGLEDAVIVREAAEAVRLWIDHPDLNFLTPAGDLLLSSGLLRLGEKADGAVALAAEIRRLEAEIDRVEAGSVPVAAEIEERTKAADGLGADLAAVRDEIDRTERALQDREREQRYGIGEGERIRTTQSLLGRELEVLHGEKERLREALRAASEGLTLRESEVQGLRERIEGEEQALAALVSGEAALERRFFETKSGLDLVREKINGLGDQVRAAEKRKEAAAAKIQALEADIRQGDEDKDRLREEIAAMRQSAAALAGERAAAETGLEETEGELEKARGALASFEAALEKSREEEEAAKNERVRHEIRKAEVERDLVNLDETCWQELKKTLAELRAEALTAQAPGAPSPAPEEAEAEELVEDETGENGETDEAAPAEAAAEPAAEAGAGEAAPTAGAAVKPRRAMKKWRPLAEMTDEDVEKELEETREALNRFKAVNLMAEEEFVEQKKRFEFLTTQRQDLRDSITSTVEAIKKIDEESKDQFLKALEQVNQNFSELFTALFKGGNAEVKLLEPDNPLESGVEIVAQPPGKRVQNLSLLSGGEKSLTSLAFLFALFRYRPSPFCFLDEVDAALDEVNLTRLLDLLKTIKNQTQFIIITHNYKTMEVADYIYGTTMAEPNMTRLLSVKLARKGGPLPPDLQV
- a CDS encoding sodium:solute symporter family protein, producing the protein MSIYLVIILAYLVVLTVFNFVRSRRIKSQEQFMVAGRSLKWQVMVFTLICTWIGSGTFISGAEFASKAGFSALWLAAGAWVGIICIYFLAAKIHTFGQYTVGDVLEVRYGPAARLFGAVALILSFISIVSYQFVAGGFILNVITDGKISEATGTFIAAVFVILFTALGGMVAIAYTDLPNGIIIVLACLLAVPFVIAAAGGLPAAKAALPPGYFAVVNSQFGAYPWLKAIGYFLSTMFLLLGVQSMYQKFYSAKSARDAKKAVAWWTVGTIIVESIVVVIAVFAYSKLQGQIDLSVPKAGGKIVLMAARQMVPLPVGVLLLAAACAVVISTGMNYLLSNSTTIMRDIYQRFLKKTPGEKNLVALQKVFVVVIGVLAFLLATQLKSVLAMSFFAYTIYGVAITPALIAALAWKRATKAGGLASIISGTVVSLALYIPTTLKNPPMPVIDGDPWGIPLIFPALFVSLASLIVVSLLTPKPKAEELGKFFPTK
- a CDS encoding histone deacetylase, yielding MKPGLVIDGRYRDHDAGAGHVESPARIGTLLRLLEEEPPVPCMSIPPRPATEEELAFVHERGYIDLVRSTAGQTVPLDDDSVAGPATWDTARLAAGGFLEAIDRIMDGAAPNALALVRPPGHHAEASRAMGFCFFNNAAIGAEHLVRRHGLRRILVADWDLHHGNGTEQAFYERRDVLYFSTHQSPLFPWTGAARFFGSGEGYGYNLNVPLLPGKDDADLLGVYQDILAPVAAEFQPEFIIVSAGFDIAAGDPLGRMLVTARGFGLLTASLMAMAERTAGGRLALVLEGGYDLTALRDGVGEVLRTLAGGPERAARGGDGLRESVSPSLLVELEEPLRIFRRKWDIPPLRGVLA
- a CDS encoding DUF6600 domain-containing protein translates to MKKALIIAASVILVAAAVFAQEAQTPTPQNTQEIKDAKYTNESIARLSFVEGKAFVQRASDLGYEEGALNMPVSEGDRIGTSDGRAEIHFGKGNYLRLDSDTKVDVLNLPKKDDDIARFRVWSGHVFVVVGTLKKEKGIEIHTADSSFYVLDRGVYRVDVRENRDTEIMVYKGLIEAAGEDGSTLLKASQRLEIAEGRLASKPSSFIAVADDAFDKFNESRTSITGREFAKARLPEDLSDYEGELDENGRWTYLAPYGNVWMPNGIDADWRPYYDGRWTWLPLSGWTWWPYEPWGWCTFHYGRWHWAIDLGWYWIPMNMWGPAWVDWWWDDYYFGWAPLSYWGYPGVIMDGMYYGHYYGPYYPYGSRALTVVRRDQLKDPHIAANALRGDSLKGLNRISLSHQTLSVRPAGTKISVQPLNGNRVMLRNEGSSGLARDARTGGRSAAGGAAAAGSPRAIRNPDEPSKGGAATKGSPQTVKSPAKGERSSGPSKSSGSGGRSTRKKDSEPAASALSSTGYRSDPSIAGTRSGAGQERTAYGYPSSPSIRGRISYGDGGSGRARTFSGPYSRPSSSSGSYARPYSGRSSGSSVRSGGSRSGSSSGRSSGSSRSGSSRGSSSRSSGSSSRGSSSGSRGASGGGAHRK